The Halocalculus aciditolerans genome includes a window with the following:
- a CDS encoding metallophosphoesterase family protein: MKETVPPTGSLMARLDHPRSATPTRFAVVSDPHVATRSEGTSKLFEHTESHLRAAVADINDRDVHAVLSPGDLTKDGEPWNYDAVDAALADLDAPLYAVPGNHDVPKERDDHDTIPVASFADRYADGDLPFHVTVGGVDIVGLNSAGSRDRLYDSHDGEIDDDQLDWLDGVLDGVDDPIVLTHHNLPAMSDQLRRHRDAVEPEMHMPPMTRNVDPFLGALAAVDHPLLLTGHLHLPSTARMRGVREVMSPTTCSFPQSYLVVDVDETGTTIALVPVADADDLAMAHARRTADSTTSRGLTTIAAARLAAFPLVDEHAD, translated from the coding sequence ATGAAGGAGACCGTACCGCCGACCGGGAGCCTCATGGCGCGCCTCGACCACCCGCGCTCCGCGACGCCGACGCGGTTCGCCGTGGTCTCCGACCCCCACGTCGCCACGCGGAGCGAGGGGACGTCGAAGCTCTTCGAGCACACCGAATCCCACCTCCGCGCCGCCGTCGCGGACATCAACGACCGGGACGTCCACGCCGTGCTCTCCCCCGGCGACCTGACGAAGGACGGCGAACCCTGGAACTACGACGCCGTCGACGCCGCCCTCGCCGACCTCGACGCGCCCCTCTACGCCGTCCCCGGCAACCACGACGTCCCGAAGGAACGCGACGACCACGACACGATTCCCGTCGCGTCGTTCGCGGACCGGTACGCCGACGGCGACCTCCCCTTCCACGTCACCGTCGGCGGCGTCGACATCGTGGGGTTGAACTCCGCGGGGAGCCGCGACCGACTCTACGACAGCCACGACGGCGAAATCGACGACGACCAGCTCGACTGGCTCGACGGCGTGCTCGACGGCGTCGACGACCCCATCGTCCTCACGCACCACAACCTCCCGGCGATGAGCGACCAGCTCCGCCGCCACCGCGACGCCGTCGAGCCCGAGATGCACATGCCGCCGATGACGCGGAACGTCGACCCCTTCCTCGGCGCGCTCGCCGCCGTCGACCACCCGCTCCTCCTCACCGGCCACCTCCACCTCCCCTCCACCGCGCGAATGCGCGGCGTCCGAGAAGTCATGTCGCCGACGACGTGTTCGTTCCCGCAGTCCTACCTCGTCGTCGACGTCGACGAGACGGGAACGACCATCGCGCTCGTCCCCGTCGCGGACGCCGACGACCTCGCGATGGCCCACGCGCGCCGCACCGCCGACTCGACGACGTCGCGCGGGCTCACGACCATCGCCGCCGCCCGCCTCGCCGCGTTCCCCCTCGTCGACGAACACGCGGACTAA
- a CDS encoding ABC transporter substrate-binding protein — translation MTGDSTRRGFLAATGAGAVTALAGCQSGPSQEPATSTDSTQTSDEETETTEGTTSAGGTLQMMASGSIQTLDPINAKGSGAGYDQYGRSLMEFRNGLYPPEAALAEDYSMSDDGLTYTFQLKQGVTFHDGSEFTAHDVVYSWERLAGSENSRNRDDIIGETMTIEHEKDAARTAPEDEETLADYVPGSLAVEAVDDHTFRFTLASPFQYALYQIAGGAFAVLPENAVGDVEGYDGQYTYNEFFSTANGGPKYAGLGPYQVDSWTKGDQITLTAFEDYYGETPNLDGVTYTVVSSGNTRLQRFKNRNADILESMPTASFNPDNVSIAETKGNRSVGTYTFDDGTEVNYGEIPALRTEYLVFNTLEVPLPVRRAFAYAMNQHEIAENVYKGNAKAGYHITPPAPYPTFEEGVSGTETYDRHAESGYQSNTAFGADGYPYGYGETRLDDARAVMADADYGENNRFSLTATTISGNSAYASVFTRLQAKLRSAYIDISIEEAEFGTIISRAISGDMQVFALGDGMEYPGPQNFLRFLYGDSPSGQFTRWGAEGSYYTEEYRQTAMQAWEENYAADDATQQSKNEAFQTVEEMNWASVQELPTVHPTSQRFWHDYVDVEMYGVMENQTFTDATLSR, via the coding sequence ATGACTGGGGATTCGACTCGACGAGGCTTTCTCGCCGCCACCGGGGCGGGGGCGGTGACCGCGCTCGCCGGCTGCCAGAGCGGGCCGTCACAGGAGCCGGCGACGTCGACGGACAGCACGCAGACGAGCGACGAGGAGACGGAGACCACCGAAGGGACGACGTCAGCCGGTGGGACACTCCAGATGATGGCGTCCGGCTCCATCCAGACGCTCGACCCCATCAACGCGAAGGGGTCGGGCGCGGGCTACGACCAGTACGGCCGCTCCCTCATGGAGTTCCGGAACGGCCTCTACCCGCCGGAGGCCGCGCTCGCCGAGGACTACTCGATGTCCGACGACGGTCTCACCTACACCTTCCAGCTCAAACAGGGCGTCACGTTCCACGACGGATCCGAGTTCACCGCGCACGACGTCGTCTACTCGTGGGAGCGCCTCGCCGGCTCCGAGAACTCGCGGAACCGCGACGACATCATCGGCGAGACGATGACCATCGAGCACGAGAAGGACGCCGCTCGGACCGCGCCGGAGGACGAGGAGACGCTCGCCGACTACGTCCCCGGCTCCCTCGCCGTCGAAGCCGTCGACGACCACACGTTCCGCTTCACGCTCGCCTCCCCCTTCCAGTACGCGCTCTACCAGATCGCGGGCGGCGCGTTCGCCGTCCTCCCCGAGAACGCCGTCGGCGACGTCGAGGGCTACGACGGCCAGTACACGTACAACGAGTTCTTCAGCACGGCGAACGGCGGCCCGAAGTACGCCGGCCTCGGCCCCTACCAGGTTGACTCGTGGACGAAAGGCGACCAGATCACGCTCACCGCGTTCGAGGATTACTACGGCGAGACTCCGAACCTCGACGGCGTCACGTACACGGTCGTCAGCAGCGGGAACACCCGCCTCCAGCGCTTCAAGAACCGGAACGCCGACATCCTGGAGTCGATGCCGACCGCCTCGTTCAACCCCGACAACGTGTCCATCGCGGAGACGAAGGGGAACCGCTCCGTCGGCACGTACACCTTCGACGACGGCACGGAGGTGAACTACGGCGAGATTCCCGCGCTCAGGACGGAGTACCTCGTCTTCAACACGCTCGAAGTCCCGCTCCCCGTCCGCCGCGCGTTCGCGTACGCGATGAACCAGCACGAGATCGCCGAGAACGTCTACAAGGGGAACGCGAAAGCGGGCTACCACATCACGCCGCCCGCGCCCTACCCGACCTTCGAGGAGGGCGTCTCCGGCACGGAGACCTACGACCGCCACGCCGAATCCGGCTACCAGTCAAACACGGCGTTCGGTGCCGACGGCTACCCCTACGGCTACGGCGAGACCCGCCTCGACGACGCGCGCGCCGTCATGGCGGACGCCGACTACGGTGAGAACAACCGCTTCTCCCTCACGGCGACGACCATCTCCGGGAACAGCGCGTACGCCTCCGTCTTCACGCGCCTCCAGGCGAAACTCCGCTCCGCCTACATCGACATCAGCATCGAGGAAGCCGAGTTCGGCACCATCATCAGCCGCGCGATCTCCGGCGACATGCAGGTGTTCGCGCTCGGCGACGGCATGGAGTACCCCGGCCCCCAGAACTTCCTTCGCTTCCTCTACGGCGACAGCCCCTCCGGGCAGTTCACCCGCTGGGGCGCGGAGGGGAGCTACTACACCGAGGAGTACCGCCAGACCGCGATGCAGGCGTGGGAGGAGAACTACGCCGCCGACGACGCCACCCAGCAGTCGAAGAACGAGGCGTTCCAGACCGTGGAGGAGATGAACTGGGCGTCCGTCCAGGAGCTCCCCACTGTCCACCCGACGAGCCAGCGCTTCTGGCACGACTACGTCGACGTCGAGATGTACGGCGTGATGGAGAACCAGACGTTCACGGACGCCACGCTCAGCCGGTAA
- a CDS encoding HAD family hydrolase, translated as MSQQLRDPISTRPSLSGGTDRSRALNGLDALEAVSVPTVCVTTRATQTTEHHAERLRVAGVDGVPTDALTSADIAAASLLGETQPGIGTDYRPDVTRGADASAVPDYRPDSLAASDTALRGLECG; from the coding sequence ATGTCCCAGCAGCTACGCGACCCGATCTCGACGAGACCGTCTCTCTCCGGCGGGACGGACCGTTCGAGAGCCCTCAACGGCCTCGACGCGCTCGAGGCCGTCAGTGTTCCGACCGTGTGCGTGACAACTCGGGCCACACAGACGACCGAGCACCACGCGGAGCGTCTCCGTGTTGCCGGCGTCGACGGGGTTCCCACAGACGCGCTCACGTCGGCCGACATCGCAGCGGCAAGTCTACTCGGTGAGACCCAACCGGGTATCGGTACGGATTATCGTCCCGACGTCACCAGGGGCGCGGACGCGTCGGCAGTCCCCGACTATCGACCCGATTCGCTGGCCGCTTCCGACACCGCCTTGAGAGGATTGGAATGCGGGTAA
- a CDS encoding glycerophosphodiester phosphodiesterase, which yields MRVIAHRGFAGVAPENTIAAARNAVSLGADTIEFDVVATADGTPVVFHDSRLDDAGESRGLTDASGRVCETDTTTVTSATVLDSGQTVPALADFISAVPAGVGLNVELKNPGRNDLCPGPLKQKHRRARREVWAPFVDRVLDVLAGVDNAVLFSSFYEGSLEAVRDYRPTARVAPLSDDFAAARRMARHLDADAIHPSLSGLRDADATRSLDRPCNVWTVRDWQHAATARRLGADGLITDYPGLLDWPTDSRTSE from the coding sequence ATGCGGGTAATTGCTCACCGCGGCTTCGCTGGCGTCGCTCCCGAGAACACCATTGCCGCGGCACGGAACGCGGTTTCCCTCGGTGCTGACACTATCGAGTTCGACGTCGTCGCTACCGCCGACGGCACGCCAGTCGTCTTCCACGACAGCCGCCTCGATGACGCTGGCGAGAGCCGAGGGCTCACCGATGCCTCGGGGCGGGTCTGTGAGACCGACACCACGACGGTGACGAGCGCGACGGTACTCGACAGCGGACAGACAGTTCCCGCACTCGCCGATTTTATTTCGGCCGTCCCCGCCGGCGTCGGACTCAACGTCGAACTCAAAAATCCCGGCCGCAACGACCTCTGCCCGGGACCACTGAAGCAGAAGCATCGCCGGGCCCGCCGGGAGGTGTGGGCCCCGTTCGTTGACCGCGTTCTCGACGTACTCGCCGGCGTCGACAACGCAGTCCTATTCTCTTCGTTCTACGAGGGTTCACTTGAGGCCGTTCGCGACTACCGACCCACCGCGCGGGTGGCTCCCCTGTCGGACGACTTCGCGGCCGCCCGCCGGATGGCCCGCCACCTTGACGCCGACGCCATCCATCCGTCGCTGTCGGGGCTTCGTGACGCCGACGCGACGCGCTCTTTGGACCGTCCGTGTAACGTCTGGACAGTGAGAGACTGGCAGCACGCTGCGACGGCCCGGCGACTGGGAGCCGACGGGCTCATCACAGATTATCCGGGACTACTCGACTGGCCGACTGATTCACGAACGTCTGAGTGA
- a CDS encoding carbohydrate ABC transporter permease, giving the protein MPDFNKPYESNWQAFLLLLPTIAILAAFLYYPGLKTFRLSLSQTILLGAQKTFVGLDNYATLATSAAYHRSFAISVLFAVVVVIGTLVISLTVAYLLFNVDVGSSTYLIAAVWPYALPTAVAASVLLFLMHPTLGIFTHYLELVTGIELDWFTNGPQAFLVVALAAIWKQLGYNIIFMVAALSNIPKALTESAEIDGVGHLKMLYRVYVPLMSPTLVFLVVMDTIYAFFSTFPLVDLMTSGGPDGVTNLLIFKLYRDAFEFSSLGLASAESVVLFVLVAILMYVQLRISENYTTYA; this is encoded by the coding sequence ATGCCTGATTTCAACAAACCGTACGAGTCGAATTGGCAGGCGTTCCTCCTGCTGTTGCCAACGATCGCAATCCTCGCCGCGTTCCTCTATTATCCCGGTCTCAAGACGTTCCGGCTGAGCCTGTCCCAAACGATCCTGTTGGGGGCACAGAAGACCTTCGTCGGGCTCGACAACTACGCGACGCTCGCGACCTCCGCGGCGTATCACCGAAGCTTCGCGATCTCGGTCCTGTTCGCCGTCGTCGTCGTCATCGGAACGCTCGTTATCTCCCTCACGGTCGCGTACCTGCTCTTCAACGTTGACGTCGGGTCGTCCACGTACCTGATCGCCGCGGTCTGGCCGTATGCGCTTCCGACGGCCGTCGCCGCATCGGTACTCCTGTTCCTCATGCACCCGACGCTGGGCATCTTCACGCACTATCTCGAACTGGTCACCGGAATCGAACTGGACTGGTTCACGAACGGGCCACAGGCGTTCCTGGTAGTGGCGCTGGCCGCCATCTGGAAGCAGTTGGGTTACAACATCATCTTCATGGTGGCGGCGCTGAGCAACATCCCGAAGGCGTTGACTGAATCTGCCGAAATCGACGGCGTTGGGCACCTGAAGATGCTGTATCGGGTCTACGTGCCGTTGATGTCGCCGACGCTCGTGTTCCTCGTCGTCATGGACACGATCTACGCATTCTTCTCGACGTTCCCGCTGGTCGACTTGATGACGAGCGGCGGGCCTGACGGCGTGACGAACCTGCTGATCTTCAAGCTCTACCGCGACGCCTTCGAGTTCAGCAGCCTCGGACTCGCCTCCGCGGAGTCTGTCGTGCTGTTCGTCCTCGTCGCGATACTGATGTACGTCCAGTTGCGGATTTCGGAGAACTACACTACGTACGCATGA
- a CDS encoding ABC transporter substrate-binding protein, producing the protein MRRCDTRRRFIQGAGAATVAGLAGCSGRGGNDSGGDSGGGSGGTTVGSSGDQSVTIQFWHAMGGDLAKRIDGIVNDFEEQSDGITVETTSRNSYRDNLNATTSAVSSGNPPALSQIFEIGTQLAIDSQAFVPVEDIIPSDRINFDNFLDPVLDFYRVDGKLNSMPFNSSNSIMMYNRDAFEEAGLNPDDPPKTFQGVLDASKTLTSEGVVDKGLTAPNHSWFVEGWMAEQDQVLVNNDNGRSGRATESYLTSDAAKNVFEWWTNLYDEGQYLNPGIEAWSEAQQAFLTQKTGMIIYSTSSIAPMQQGAKDNGFTLDTAYLPSYEGQRTGVPIGGASLWVPKGLSDAQQQATAELLLYMTQPEQQATWHKGTGYFPVRKESISQLEDEGFYEENPAFRTAIDQLNETESTPATSGALAGPFPEVRSVIEEGYVSMIQNDDQTVDDTLSDMKSDADEILQNYANKVS; encoded by the coding sequence ATGAGGAGATGTGATACTAGGCGGAGGTTTATCCAGGGTGCAGGCGCAGCAACCGTCGCGGGTCTCGCCGGTTGTTCCGGGCGAGGCGGCAACGACAGCGGCGGTGATTCTGGCGGTGGATCTGGGGGTACGACTGTCGGTTCGAGCGGTGACCAGTCCGTCACGATCCAGTTCTGGCACGCGATGGGCGGGGACCTCGCCAAGCGCATCGACGGTATCGTGAACGACTTCGAGGAGCAGTCCGACGGCATCACCGTTGAGACCACCTCGCGAAACAGCTACCGCGACAACCTTAACGCGACGACGTCCGCGGTTTCCTCAGGCAACCCGCCGGCGCTCTCACAGATCTTCGAGATCGGGACGCAGCTGGCGATCGACAGCCAGGCGTTCGTTCCGGTCGAGGACATCATCCCGAGCGACCGCATCAACTTCGACAACTTCCTCGACCCGGTGCTGGATTTCTACAGAGTCGACGGCAAGTTGAACTCGATGCCGTTCAACTCCAGCAACTCGATTATGATGTATAATCGCGATGCCTTCGAGGAGGCGGGGCTGAATCCCGACGACCCGCCGAAGACGTTCCAAGGGGTCCTTGACGCCTCGAAGACACTCACGAGTGAGGGCGTGGTCGACAAGGGCCTCACCGCCCCGAACCACTCGTGGTTCGTCGAGGGGTGGATGGCCGAGCAGGACCAAGTGCTCGTCAATAACGACAACGGTCGGAGCGGCCGGGCCACCGAGAGCTACCTCACGAGCGACGCCGCCAAGAACGTCTTCGAGTGGTGGACGAACCTCTACGACGAGGGGCAGTACCTCAACCCCGGTATCGAGGCGTGGAGCGAGGCCCAGCAAGCGTTCTTAACGCAGAAGACCGGGATGATCATCTACTCCACGTCGAGCATCGCCCCGATGCAGCAGGGTGCGAAGGACAACGGCTTCACGCTCGACACGGCGTACCTCCCGAGCTACGAGGGCCAGCGGACGGGGGTGCCGATCGGGGGTGCCTCGCTGTGGGTCCCCAAGGGGCTTTCCGATGCACAGCAACAGGCAACGGCTGAGCTCCTCCTGTACATGACCCAGCCCGAACAGCAGGCCACCTGGCACAAAGGCACCGGCTACTTCCCGGTCCGCAAGGAATCTATCAGCCAACTCGAAGACGAGGGCTTCTACGAGGAGAACCCGGCTTTCCGAACGGCGATCGATCAGCTCAACGAAACCGAATCGACGCCCGCGACCAGCGGGGCACTTGCGGGCCCCTTCCCCGAGGTGCGGTCGGTCATCGAAGAGGGATACGTCAGCATGATTCAGAACGACGACCAGACCGTCGACGACACCCTGAGCGATATGAAGAGCGACGCCGACGAGATCCTCCAGAACTACGCGAATAAGGTCTCGTAA
- a CDS encoding ABC transporter permease, translating to MSKLAYLGKRALLSVPVVWLGASMTWFIIFMGPVDPASRLLSEGQVRNPAAYEAAQTQLGLNQPPFQHYLDWMTNLLFFDLGQTWLLYQGSSVNALILDFLPRTLWLGFWSVLIAVCIGIPLGFFAGMRSNTSSDYLASVGGIVWRAMPNFWLAIMLLAVLSNSQAIVGVDWQSLGVDLDALTGSPNLGYMAGDWLSLTTGPMAFFTNPDATLAAIKKVLPAALVLGSASMGNEMRISRTAVLEVRNEDYVDFAKAKGVSDRAIVWKHVLRNALIPLVPIITSEAFLLIGGSVLVETVFGINGIGSLFYQAAVQGDLPLVGTLMYVFILLIVGVNLVQDLLYTIIDPRVGLEGN from the coding sequence ATGAGTAAGCTCGCCTACCTCGGCAAACGCGCCCTCCTGAGCGTCCCGGTCGTCTGGCTCGGCGCGTCCATGACGTGGTTCATCATCTTCATGGGCCCCGTCGACCCCGCGTCGCGACTGCTGAGCGAGGGGCAGGTGCGGAACCCCGCGGCCTACGAGGCCGCACAGACGCAACTCGGCCTCAATCAGCCGCCGTTCCAGCACTACCTCGACTGGATGACGAACCTCCTCTTCTTCGACCTCGGGCAGACGTGGCTGCTCTACCAGGGGTCGAGCGTGAACGCGCTCATCCTCGACTTCCTCCCGCGGACGCTCTGGCTCGGCTTCTGGTCCGTGCTCATCGCCGTCTGCATCGGCATCCCGCTCGGTTTCTTCGCCGGGATGCGGTCGAACACGTCGTCCGACTACCTCGCGTCCGTCGGCGGCATCGTCTGGCGCGCCATGCCGAACTTCTGGCTCGCCATCATGCTCCTCGCCGTCCTCAGCAACTCCCAGGCCATCGTCGGCGTCGACTGGCAGTCCCTCGGCGTCGACCTCGACGCGCTCACCGGCAGCCCGAACCTCGGCTACATGGCGGGCGACTGGCTCTCGCTCACCACCGGACCGATGGCGTTCTTCACGAACCCGGACGCGACGCTCGCCGCGATAAAGAAAGTCCTCCCGGCCGCGCTCGTCCTCGGCTCCGCCTCCATGGGGAACGAGATGCGAATCAGCCGCACCGCCGTGCTCGAAGTCCGGAACGAGGACTACGTCGACTTCGCGAAAGCCAAGGGCGTCTCCGACCGCGCCATCGTCTGGAAGCACGTCCTCCGGAACGCCCTCATCCCGCTCGTCCCCATCATCACGAGCGAGGCGTTCCTCCTCATCGGCGGGAGCGTCCTCGTCGAAACCGTCTTCGGCATCAACGGCATCGGGTCGCTCTTCTACCAGGCGGCGGTCCAGGGCGACCTCCCGCTCGTCGGCACGCTCATGTACGTCTTCATCCTCCTCATCGTCGGCGTCAACCTCGTGCAGGACCTCCTCTACACGATAATCGACCCGCGCGTCGGCCTGGAGGGGAACTGA
- a CDS encoding DUF7260 family protein — protein MGTNRQTVSGARTVETDVVDAAKARVEHERGVIDAERDAFAQFRKRVDRLAPDGAKSRESVTPSRSAARATMLDGSESTGQSALAAVRDAYRETVMATAHYDADYGDTYAESLAAEFGPELAHGLIGDGGFPAILRERLLAAVDSAVENRQRVRATLDREHRALTRAGETLAELREEVAAIDSRPFFDCDPDELRRLRADLTALDRQCDQLAASRQSGDLHTATTLPHANDHCSLSDLLYDDLDVQFPVLSATATTSERIHDARTRVERALTATRTTERRHTA, from the coding sequence ATGGGGACAAATCGCCAGACGGTATCCGGAGCTCGGACCGTCGAGACGGACGTCGTCGACGCCGCGAAAGCCCGCGTCGAGCACGAACGAGGAGTCATCGACGCGGAACGCGACGCGTTCGCGCAGTTCCGCAAGCGCGTCGACCGACTCGCGCCCGACGGCGCGAAATCCCGTGAGTCGGTCACGCCCTCGCGGTCCGCCGCGCGAGCGACGATGCTCGACGGGAGCGAGAGCACGGGACAGTCGGCGCTCGCCGCCGTCCGAGACGCCTACCGAGAGACCGTCATGGCGACCGCCCACTACGACGCCGACTACGGCGACACGTACGCGGAGAGCCTCGCCGCCGAGTTCGGTCCGGAACTCGCCCACGGCCTCATCGGCGACGGCGGCTTCCCCGCGATCCTGCGAGAACGCCTCCTCGCCGCCGTCGACTCCGCCGTCGAGAACCGACAGCGCGTCCGCGCGACGCTCGACCGCGAACACCGCGCGCTCACCCGCGCCGGCGAGACGCTCGCCGAACTCCGCGAGGAGGTCGCCGCCATCGACTCCCGCCCGTTCTTCGACTGCGACCCGGACGAACTCCGCCGCCTCCGCGCCGACCTGACCGCGCTCGACCGCCAGTGCGACCAGCTGGCGGCGAGCCGACAGTCCGGCGACCTCCACACCGCCACCACCCTCCCGCACGCGAACGACCACTGCTCGCTGAGCGACCTCCTCTACGACGACCTCGACGTCCAGTTCCCGGTGCTCTCCGCGACCGCGACGACGAGCGAACGCATCCACGACGCCCGCACCCGCGTCGAACGCGCACTCACCGCGACGAGAACCACCGAACGACGACACACGGCGTGA
- a CDS encoding DUF7529 family protein, which yields MSNATSASGNAWARTLEEATTMADDLRADGWEVVTVRAGHVAPEPPGHGDTGRFGFVYLAQGDDAAGVERAVNSGTFDAYAVFSRQEGTSKFIVTRVTDRDRRLAVLLVGTVNLADASALAAAAHEREVMYSHVALLDGTHLAAFRHDDPADFLPEDA from the coding sequence ATGTCGAACGCTACGAGCGCCTCGGGGAACGCCTGGGCGCGAACGCTCGAAGAGGCGACGACGATGGCCGACGACCTGCGCGCGGACGGCTGGGAGGTCGTCACCGTCCGCGCCGGCCACGTCGCCCCGGAGCCCCCCGGGCACGGCGACACGGGCCGGTTCGGCTTCGTCTACCTCGCGCAGGGCGACGACGCCGCCGGGGTCGAGCGAGCCGTCAATAGCGGAACCTTCGACGCCTACGCCGTCTTCTCCCGGCAGGAGGGAACGAGCAAGTTCATCGTCACGCGCGTGACCGACCGCGACCGGCGGCTCGCCGTCCTCCTCGTCGGCACCGTGAATCTCGCGGACGCGAGCGCGCTCGCGGCCGCCGCCCACGAGCGCGAGGTGATGTACTCGCACGTCGCGCTCCTCGACGGCACGCACCTCGCGGCGTTCCGCCACGACGACCCCGCCGACTTCCTCCCGGAGGACGCATGA